From Mytilus edulis chromosome 9, xbMytEdul2.2, whole genome shotgun sequence, the proteins below share one genomic window:
- the LOC139489524 gene encoding uncharacterized protein isoform X2 translates to MDDGHNAATYIRWGKSSCPQDSTLVYDGYGAGNHVNEGGSGSNFLCLPKNPEWKDYTSGQNDGTGRLYGVEYEIQTSKPYSKSFNDKDMPCAVCLTARSTVLMVPGKINCHEGWHKEFSGYLMSEYHTKTRTPSQYICVDEKLESVPGGDGNRNEAVVYPVEAVCGSLKCPPYVNGRELTCVVCSKEIN, encoded by the exons ATGGACGATG gACATAACGCTGCAACGTATATCAGATGGGGAAAGTCCAGCTGCCCACAGGATTCGACACTTGTTTATGACG ggTATGGTGCCGGTAATCATGTTAACGAAGGAGGATCAGGTTCAAACTTTCTTTGTCTACCGAAGAATCCGGAATGGAAAGACTATACAAGCGGACAAAATGATGGAACAGGTCGTTTATATGGTGTTGAATATGAAATTCAAACCAGTAAACCCTATTCAAAAAGTTTCAATGATAAAGACATGCCATGTGCAGTATGTTTAACAGCTAGATCTACTGTTCTAATGGTTCCAGGGAAAATAAATTGCCATGAAGGTTGGCATAAAGAATTCTCGGGTTATTTGATGTCAGAATACCACACTAAAACCCGCACGCCGTCGCAATATATCTGCGTAGATGAGAAGTTGGAGTCCGTTCCTGGTGGTGACGGTAATCGTAATGAAGCCGTTGTTTACCCTGTAGAAGCTGTGTGTGGTAGTTTGAAATGTCCACCGTATGTCAATGGAAGAGAACTTACATGTGTCGTCTGctcaaaagaaataaattaa
- the LOC139489524 gene encoding uncharacterized protein isoform X1, producing the protein MTNILLTVLGLLMFSANCHGKSEKSCFLKDYLIKQMERNLVELKDVNFHASECRGHNAATYIRWGKSSCPQDSTLVYDGYGAGNHVNEGGSGSNFLCLPKNPEWKDYTSGQNDGTGRLYGVEYEIQTSKPYSKSFNDKDMPCAVCLTARSTVLMVPGKINCHEGWHKEFSGYLMSEYHTKTRTPSQYICVDEKLESVPGGDGNRNEAVVYPVEAVCGSLKCPPYVNGRELTCVVCSKEIN; encoded by the exons ATgacaaatatattattaaccgTACTGGGTCTTCTTATGTTCAGTGCAAATTGTCATGGCAAGTCCGAAAAGTCTTGCTTTTTGAAGGACTACCTAATCAAACAGATGGAAAGGAACTTGGTGGAACTAAAGGATGTAAATTTTCATGCATCCGAATGTCGGG gACATAACGCTGCAACGTATATCAGATGGGGAAAGTCCAGCTGCCCACAGGATTCGACACTTGTTTATGACG ggTATGGTGCCGGTAATCATGTTAACGAAGGAGGATCAGGTTCAAACTTTCTTTGTCTACCGAAGAATCCGGAATGGAAAGACTATACAAGCGGACAAAATGATGGAACAGGTCGTTTATATGGTGTTGAATATGAAATTCAAACCAGTAAACCCTATTCAAAAAGTTTCAATGATAAAGACATGCCATGTGCAGTATGTTTAACAGCTAGATCTACTGTTCTAATGGTTCCAGGGAAAATAAATTGCCATGAAGGTTGGCATAAAGAATTCTCGGGTTATTTGATGTCAGAATACCACACTAAAACCCGCACGCCGTCGCAATATATCTGCGTAGATGAGAAGTTGGAGTCCGTTCCTGGTGGTGACGGTAATCGTAATGAAGCCGTTGTTTACCCTGTAGAAGCTGTGTGTGGTAGTTTGAAATGTCCACCGTATGTCAATGGAAGAGAACTTACATGTGTCGTCTGctcaaaagaaataaattaa
- the LOC139489524 gene encoding uncharacterized protein isoform X3, which produces MTKQCVQGGDNLLYSGVVGEHIITDTYNITLDKSVPNIRASIERGSCVPVHLYFTHKVVVTNVDVYNMTPGIKDTQIFDIPPQCKHASPKRRWTMEGMYVFKLNIRETLQQVLFGGRKR; this is translated from the exons ATGACTAAACAATGTGTCCAAG gtGGAGACAATTTGTTGTATAGTGGTGTAGTTGGAGAACATATTATCACTGACACATACAATATAACTCTTGATAAGAGTGTCCCAAACATTAGAGCATCAATAGAGAGAG GAAGCTGTGTTCCTGTACATTTATACTTCACTCATAAAGTAGTTGTGACAAATGTGGATGTTTATAATATGACACCGGGTATTAAAGACACACAGATATTTGACATACCTCCTCAATGTAAACATGCTAGTCCAAAACGCAGATGGACGATG GAAGGTATGTATGTTTTCAAATTGAACATACGAGAAACACTTCAGCAGGTTTTATTTGGAGGGAGAAAGAGATGA